In a single window of the Penaeus chinensis breed Huanghai No. 1 chromosome 4, ASM1920278v2, whole genome shotgun sequence genome:
- the LOC125025164 gene encoding probable glutamate receptor, which produces MYKVIIIDPDFITSESRFQESHLQLEAIMVSLRLRESLLNPRTLRELLSSPRTFKFPDDVLLRVGGETSAYASVVKDPAALTGFALDGPLSHIIEVLARTMNFSYSVVQSPDRSFGAKLPNGSWTGLEVDIGLGPLTMSESRAEAVDFADRVTNLQLRVLAGKRSPELNPWGFLYPLGPLVWLGLVAALACVSAASLALGERSRRLRLRWYKGAFELFHAHLGILLRQDLPNWFSRGPEKMVVGSWMLVAMVVTMGYSSTLVSLLAARNIPQPINSLRELVDSDSVVVMKPKTAFTDFFENAPGGVYKEVGDLRHVGRVEYAVHQEHARILDTLVRGGVHTFIEADYNSFKLMADDFRRKGRCDFYQSRDTFLASPMSVVVPRGSPLLAAINHRYCYLRNEPKALTVVYIGKV; this is translated from the exons ATGTACAAG GTAATTATTATTGACCCGGATTTTATAACGTCCGAGTCACGTTTCCAGGAGAGTCACTTGCAGCTGGAAGCCATCATGGTGAGCCTCCGCCTCCGCGAGTCTCTGCTCAACCCAAGAACTCTACGGGAACTTCTCTCCAGCCCTCGCACCTTCAA ATTCCCCGATGACGTCCTTCTGAGAGTCGGCGGAGAGACCTCTGCGTATGCGAGTGTGGTGAAGGACCCGGCCGCCCTCACTGGCTTCGCTCTGGACGGCCCCCTCAGCCATATCATCGAGGTTCTCGCTCGTACCATGAATTTCTC GTACAGCGTGGTGCAGTCGCCCGACCGCAGCTTCGGAGCCAAGCTTCCCAATGGGTCGTGGACAGGACTG GAAGTGGACATCGGTCTAGGGCCTCTCACGATGTCAGAGAGCAGAGCAGAAGCTGTGGACTTCGCCGACAGGGTAACCAACCTGCAGCTGAGGGTCCTGGCCGGGAAGAGGAGTCCAGAACTCAATCCGTGGGGTTTCCTGTACCCCCTTGGCCCTCTAGTGTGGCTGGGACTGGTCGCGGCGCTGGCGTGCGTGTCGGCGGCGTCCCTGGCGTTGGGCGAACGCAGTCGGAGGCTCAGGTTAAGATGGTACAAGGGAGCCTTTGAATTGTTTCACGCGCATTTAGGCATTCTTCTTCGCCAAG ACTTACCAAACTGGTTTTCTCGAGGACCTGAGAAGATGGTGGTGGGAAGCTGGATGTTGGTTGCCATGGTTGTGACGATGGGATATTCTAGTACTCTGGTGTCCCTCCTGGCTGCCAGAAATATTCCTCAGCCCATAAACTCTTTAAGGGAACTTGTAGATTCAGATAGTGTAGTTGTAATGAAACCAAAGACTGCTTTCACAGACTTTTTTGAA AACGCCCCAGGTGGAGTGTACAAGGAAGTGGGCGACCTGCGGCACGTTGGGCGGGTGGAGTACGCCGTCCACCAGGAGCACGCCCGCATCCTTGATACGTTGGTGCGCGGGGGCGTCCACACGTTCATCGAAGCGGATTACAACAGCTTCAAACTCATGGCTGATGATTTTAGGAGGAAAG GGCGCTGCGACTTCTACCAGAGTCGCGACACCTTCCTGGCCAGCCCCATGAGCGTCGTCGTGCCCCGTGGAAGCCCCCTCCTCGCTGCTATAAATCACAG GTATTGTTACTTGCGAAATGAGCCAAAAGCCCTAACTGTAGTTTACATTGGAAAAGTGTAG